One genomic region from Maridesulfovibrio ferrireducens encodes:
- a CDS encoding DNA internalization-related competence protein ComEC/Rec2 — MNRSDSKSCLVSRPGIPGLLFWQKLVPAFVFGILSIKWLLPCFVAFFVYVVILFSFRLQKGTIVLLVLMFALGSFYASAVLPVPPDEMPDWMAHKEKVHVNAEIAAIKGLPGKRLKIILKNVLCTTSHKISGENLSEMVNETTKLAGYLLWTWEKPDVFPVKGQKVSLLIKVKPVHGFKNAGVWDYDFYNRTKNIFYRFYTRGPLKNGELKPVDPGFGERLRADLRHRIVSNTPSTQGGAIFPALLTGDRFFLSRDTVELIRRAGVSHLLALSGLHVGFVASIGFAFAWLIGLFFPQIYLKIPRMKLAVILATPFVLFYLWLGQFSPSLLRAVCMFGFWGLLLLMNRGRVLLDGLFLAVVLILVFSPLSAFDLGFQLSVLAVGGISVFYPYFQSILPAGITFIGKISRFILAILAVSLCANITILPITIWNFGVLIPNLVFNVLWIPLLGFFLMPVCGVGGLVLSFVNTAVSQKLFLLGATCFDEMFSLVRTAVSAGWLPEYAFYRPLWQDFIIYYVLLLLCLSLQKSRKVKLTAFCMIVLLVGSRIGAMYESGELPGIGPEFVKVDLLDTGQSQGLVITGPKGTRTVVDGGGSFGDSFDIGRAIVGPWLASGHLPKVDNIILTHADRDHCGGLAYLLEKFDVGHYYSDGNMPEGVIGERFKKAFAEKEVVPEKVERGDVIELEPGLFLQILHPASDFKGTKNNRSLFLRLVWNGKGLICISGDVEKSGIKTLLRNNDDLFADVLVLPHHGSAGAYSSELYGRVNPKIAVAACGFLNRYKFVADKVECELRTRKIKIYKTSEKGMISAKWNKSGEIIIRP; from the coding sequence ATGAATAGAAGTGATAGTAAATCTTGTTTAGTAAGCAGGCCCGGAATTCCGGGCCTGCTTTTTTGGCAGAAGCTGGTGCCTGCTTTTGTTTTCGGGATTTTATCGATTAAATGGCTGTTACCGTGTTTTGTTGCTTTTTTTGTTTATGTCGTGATTCTTTTTTCGTTCAGACTTCAAAAAGGAACGATTGTACTTTTGGTGCTGATGTTCGCGCTGGGCAGTTTTTATGCTTCGGCAGTGCTTCCTGTTCCACCGGATGAAATGCCGGATTGGATGGCGCATAAAGAAAAAGTTCACGTTAATGCCGAAATCGCAGCCATAAAGGGTTTACCCGGTAAGCGGCTGAAAATTATTCTCAAAAATGTTCTGTGCACAACCTCACATAAAATTTCCGGCGAAAATCTTTCTGAAATGGTTAATGAAACAACCAAGCTTGCAGGATATCTGCTTTGGACATGGGAAAAGCCCGATGTTTTTCCAGTAAAGGGACAGAAAGTAAGTCTGTTGATAAAAGTGAAACCTGTTCACGGTTTTAAAAATGCCGGTGTCTGGGATTATGACTTCTACAACAGAACTAAAAATATTTTTTATCGTTTTTATACTCGCGGACCGCTCAAAAATGGCGAACTGAAACCTGTTGATCCCGGTTTTGGGGAGCGGCTGCGTGCAGATTTACGGCATCGAATTGTTAGTAATACGCCGTCAACTCAAGGCGGCGCAATTTTTCCTGCGCTTCTTACCGGAGACCGATTCTTTTTATCGAGAGATACAGTTGAACTTATCCGCAGGGCGGGAGTTTCGCATTTGCTAGCTTTGTCCGGTTTGCATGTCGGGTTTGTCGCATCAATCGGTTTTGCTTTCGCATGGTTGATAGGTTTATTCTTTCCACAAATTTATTTGAAAATTCCACGAATGAAGTTGGCAGTTATTCTGGCAACGCCGTTTGTGCTCTTTTATTTATGGCTGGGGCAATTTTCCCCGTCTCTTTTGCGAGCTGTGTGCATGTTTGGATTCTGGGGTTTGCTGCTGCTTATGAATCGGGGCAGGGTGCTGCTCGATGGTCTCTTTCTGGCGGTTGTGTTGATACTGGTTTTTTCACCGCTCAGTGCTTTTGATCTTGGATTTCAGCTTTCAGTGCTGGCTGTTGGTGGAATCTCTGTTTTTTACCCATATTTTCAATCTATACTTCCTGCCGGAATAACTTTCATTGGTAAAATTTCCCGTTTCATACTGGCTATTCTGGCGGTCAGCCTTTGCGCGAATATTACTATCCTTCCGATTACAATCTGGAATTTCGGGGTGCTGATTCCTAATTTAGTTTTTAATGTTTTGTGGATTCCGCTTTTAGGCTTTTTCCTTATGCCTGTTTGCGGAGTGGGCGGTCTTGTTCTGTCGTTTGTAAATACTGCTGTTTCTCAGAAGCTCTTTTTATTAGGTGCGACGTGTTTTGACGAAATGTTTTCTCTTGTGCGGACCGCCGTTTCTGCCGGATGGCTTCCCGAATACGCTTTCTATCGGCCTTTATGGCAAGATTTTATAATATATTATGTTCTGCTGTTGCTTTGTCTTTCACTTCAAAAAAGCAGAAAAGTAAAATTGACAGCATTTTGCATGATAGTTCTGCTGGTTGGTTCGCGTATCGGCGCAATGTATGAATCCGGTGAATTGCCGGGAATAGGTCCTGAATTTGTAAAAGTTGATTTGCTTGATACCGGACAGTCGCAAGGTCTTGTAATTACTGGACCAAAAGGAACAAGGACCGTTGTTGACGGCGGCGGGTCATTCGGAGATTCTTTTGATATTGGTAGAGCCATTGTAGGACCTTGGCTGGCGAGCGGTCATTTGCCGAAAGTTGATAATATTATTCTTACCCATGCTGACAGGGATCATTGCGGTGGCCTTGCTTATCTGCTGGAAAAATTTGACGTCGGTCATTATTATTCCGATGGAAATATGCCCGAAGGAGTCATCGGTGAAAGGTTTAAAAAAGCTTTTGCTGAAAAGGAAGTGGTACCTGAAAAAGTTGAGCGCGGTGATGTCATTGAATTGGAACCGGGGTTATTTTTGCAGATTCTTCATCCTGCTTCGGATTTTAAAGGAACAAAAAATAATCGTTCACTTTTTTTACGATTGGTTTGGAATGGCAAGGGGCTTATTTGCATCTCGGGTGATGTAGAGAAATCAGGAATCAAGACACTGCTTCGCAATAACGATGATCTTTTTGCCGATGTATTAGTTTTACCGCATCACGGCAGTGCAGGGGCTTATTCCTCTGAATTGTATGGCAGAGTAAATCCAAAAATTGCTGTTGCGGCATGTGGTTTTCTAAATAGATATAAGTTTGTTGCAGATAAAGTTGAGTGCGAATTGCGGACTAGAAAGATCAAAATTTACAAGACTTCTGAAAAGGGTATGATTTCAGCAAAATGGAATAAGTCCGGGGAAATTATTATTCGACCTTGA
- a CDS encoding response regulator codes for MRMLIVDDDFYCRNMLHEIMKPYAQCDIAVNGEEAVFAFKKALEDDKRYDLVCLDLVMPEMDGQQALREIRSIEKDFKVNGDDEVKVIVTTMLDDRKETHDAFFLGGATSYLVKPIEEAKLLKEMKNLGFSV; via the coding sequence ATGCGAATGCTTATTGTTGACGATGATTTTTACTGCCGCAATATGTTGCATGAGATCATGAAGCCTTACGCTCAATGTGATATTGCAGTTAATGGCGAAGAGGCTGTATTTGCTTTCAAAAAAGCCCTTGAGGATGATAAAAGGTACGATTTAGTTTGCCTTGATCTCGTCATGCCGGAAATGGATGGGCAGCAGGCTCTTCGGGAAATAAGATCAATTGAGAAAGATTTTAAAGTTAATGGGGATGACGAAGTTAAAGTTATCGTGACAACGATGCTTGATGATCGCAAGGAAACCCACGATGCTTTCTTCCTCGGAGGAGCGACCTCTTATCTGGTTAAGCCTATTGAGGAAGCTAAGTTGTTAAAAGAAATGAAAAATTTAGGTTTTTCAGTGTAA
- a CDS encoding regulatory iron-sulfur-containing complex subunit RicT: MSQILGVKFNDFGQIYYFSSGPFVVREGHSVIVKTEQGMGLGKVFVVQQDLPEDITEDSVKTIYRLAGEEDLVIDGENKDLSRNALRFCKGCIEGQKLEMKLVDVEVFFDRSKMIFYFTAPGRIDFRELVKDLVKEYRTRIELRQIGVRHETQMLGAIGNCGQICCCRRFMRKFMPVTIRMAKEQNLFLNPTKISGICGRLLCCLSFEQENYEQFHKRCPKIGKRYNTAHGNVKVTRTNFFRNTLTILPEVGDEIEVCLDEWPDVLKATSPDQLVKKELPKDDLDFESNEPQTQINYNDRDRSSKPAASGRADRPERPRAARPERPRPARPERPRPEKKKRPFVSSDSPEPVAERDRVVSEPVNKSEAEAQDKKTVSRNRRPSRRRRRKKPAGGDS, translated from the coding sequence ATGTCTCAAATTTTAGGTGTTAAATTTAACGATTTCGGTCAGATATACTATTTTTCTTCCGGGCCTTTTGTTGTCCGCGAAGGACATTCAGTAATCGTAAAGACTGAACAGGGGATGGGGCTTGGCAAAGTCTTTGTTGTTCAACAGGATTTGCCGGAAGACATCACTGAAGATTCAGTCAAAACAATATATCGTCTCGCAGGTGAAGAAGATCTGGTTATCGACGGTGAAAATAAAGATTTATCTCGCAATGCACTCAGGTTCTGTAAGGGATGCATTGAGGGTCAAAAGCTTGAAATGAAACTTGTTGATGTTGAGGTTTTCTTTGATCGCAGCAAGATGATTTTCTATTTTACCGCTCCCGGAAGAATCGATTTTCGTGAGCTGGTTAAAGATCTGGTTAAAGAATACAGAACACGTATTGAACTTAGACAGATCGGTGTCCGGCATGAAACTCAGATGCTTGGCGCAATAGGTAATTGTGGGCAGATTTGTTGTTGTCGTCGGTTTATGCGTAAATTTATGCCCGTTACTATCCGCATGGCAAAAGAGCAGAATCTTTTTCTCAATCCGACAAAAATATCCGGTATATGCGGTCGTCTTTTGTGTTGTCTTTCTTTTGAACAGGAAAATTATGAGCAGTTTCACAAACGTTGTCCAAAAATTGGTAAACGTTACAATACTGCGCATGGAAATGTTAAGGTAACACGGACTAATTTCTTCAGGAATACTTTGACTATCCTGCCGGAAGTTGGGGATGAAATTGAAGTTTGTCTTGATGAGTGGCCGGATGTTTTGAAAGCTACATCTCCGGACCAGCTTGTAAAAAAAGAACTTCCGAAAGATGATTTAGATTTTGAAAGTAACGAGCCGCAAACTCAAATTAATTATAATGATCGAGACAGATCAAGTAAGCCGGCAGCTTCCGGGCGTGCAGATCGTCCCGAACGTCCTCGTGCCGCAAGGCCGGAGCGCCCTCGTCCAGCTAGGCCGGAACGTCCGCGTCCTGAAAAAAAGAAGCGTCCTTTTGTAAGCAGTGACAGTCCTGAACCTGTTGCAGAGCGGGATCGGGTTGTTTCAGAGCCGGTCAATAAGTCTGAGGCAGAAGCTCAAGATAAAAAAACTGTCTCTAGAAATCGCCGTCCTTCAAGGCGCAGGCGCAGAAAAAAACCTGCAGGTGGCGATTCATAA
- the metG gene encoding methionine--tRNA ligase codes for MDSFFITTPIYYVNAKPHLGHAYTTILADSMKRFHKLMGDDTYFLTGTDEHGDKIVQAAEKGGQTPSEYVDEISALFRNLWPDLQVENDDFIRTTEKRHIKCVQEVLQKVYDKGDIYFGEYGGHYCFGCERFYTEKELVDGKCPQHETKPEYIAEKNYFFKMSKYQDWLIGHINANPDFIRPERYRNEVMSLLKSGALEDLCISRPKSRLEWGIELPFDKDFVTYVWFDALINYITALDYPKGDKFKKFWPSANHLVAKDILKPHAVFWPTMLKAAEIEPYQNLNVHGYWLIKDTKMSKSLGNVVEPLEMAQKYGVNAFRYFLMREMVFGNDSSFSEEALVGRLNADLANDLGNLFSRTLAMTHKYFGGLVPAEGEEGEEDCNIKNIGRTSMAAFQQNFLEAKFSRGLESLWELVRGLNKYIDTTQPWTLYKEENLSRLGTVMYVLLENMRKIAVHLWPVMPEASEKMLAELGITFRPEKVNLQGEVDVWGLLELGTEVASKSNLFPRVEFEKTPPVEKKKSEKSAKKTKEVKTAIEGIIEFPDFQKVDMRIGTVLSVAKHPDADKLLIVKIDTGDEKPRQVVAGLAEFFSPEDLEGKQVVVVVNLKPRKLRGEVSQGMILAVRNGDGMELLTVTAGVANGSKVS; via the coding sequence TTGGATTCGTTTTTTATTACAACTCCCATTTACTACGTTAATGCCAAGCCTCATCTTGGTCATGCCTACACGACAATTCTTGCTGACTCCATGAAACGGTTTCACAAGCTAATGGGAGATGATACTTATTTTCTCACTGGAACGGATGAACACGGTGATAAAATAGTTCAAGCTGCGGAAAAAGGCGGACAAACTCCAAGTGAGTACGTTGACGAAATCAGTGCCCTGTTTAGAAATCTTTGGCCTGATTTGCAGGTTGAAAACGATGACTTTATCCGGACTACAGAAAAACGCCATATTAAGTGCGTTCAAGAAGTTTTGCAAAAAGTTTATGATAAAGGTGATATTTATTTCGGAGAATACGGCGGACATTATTGTTTCGGCTGTGAAAGATTTTATACCGAAAAAGAACTCGTTGATGGTAAATGTCCTCAGCATGAAACAAAGCCTGAATATATAGCTGAGAAAAACTATTTCTTCAAAATGTCTAAATATCAGGACTGGCTTATCGGGCATATTAATGCCAATCCAGATTTTATCCGTCCTGAAAGATACCGCAACGAAGTCATGAGCCTTCTTAAATCAGGTGCTCTTGAAGATTTATGTATTTCACGCCCCAAAAGTCGCCTCGAGTGGGGCATTGAACTCCCATTTGATAAAGATTTCGTTACATATGTATGGTTTGACGCTTTAATCAACTATATCACAGCACTTGATTATCCAAAGGGTGACAAGTTTAAAAAATTCTGGCCTTCTGCCAACCACCTTGTTGCTAAAGATATTCTCAAACCGCATGCTGTTTTCTGGCCTACAATGCTTAAAGCCGCTGAAATTGAGCCTTATCAGAATCTTAATGTGCATGGATATTGGCTGATTAAAGATACCAAGATGTCTAAATCGCTCGGAAATGTTGTTGAGCCGCTTGAAATGGCTCAAAAATACGGGGTTAATGCTTTCCGTTATTTTCTCATGCGTGAGATGGTTTTCGGTAATGATTCAAGTTTTTCTGAAGAAGCTCTCGTAGGCCGGCTTAATGCGGATCTGGCAAACGATCTTGGAAATCTTTTCAGCAGAACTTTAGCTATGACTCACAAGTACTTTGGTGGGTTGGTTCCGGCCGAAGGCGAAGAGGGTGAAGAAGACTGCAATATTAAAAATATTGGACGCACCAGCATGGCTGCTTTTCAGCAGAACTTTTTGGAAGCTAAGTTTTCAAGAGGTTTAGAATCGTTATGGGAGCTTGTGCGCGGGCTGAATAAATATATAGATACAACGCAGCCTTGGACTCTCTATAAAGAAGAAAATCTTTCTCGTCTTGGCACCGTAATGTATGTTCTTCTTGAGAATATGCGTAAAATTGCTGTCCACTTGTGGCCGGTAATGCCTGAAGCCAGTGAAAAAATGTTGGCCGAGCTTGGAATTACTTTCCGTCCTGAGAAAGTTAATCTTCAAGGAGAAGTTGATGTATGGGGTCTTCTTGAGCTTGGTACGGAAGTAGCCAGCAAGTCGAATCTTTTCCCAAGAGTTGAGTTTGAAAAAACTCCTCCTGTAGAAAAGAAAAAGAGTGAGAAGTCTGCCAAAAAAACTAAAGAAGTAAAAACTGCGATTGAGGGAATTATTGAATTTCCTGATTTCCAGAAAGTAGATATGCGAATTGGAACGGTTCTTTCCGTTGCCAAGCACCCTGATGCCGACAAATTGCTGATAGTGAAAATTGATACCGGAGATGAAAAGCCGCGTCAGGTTGTTGCCGGATTAGCCGAGTTTTTCTCTCCCGAAGATCTTGAAGGCAAGCAGGTTGTAGTCGTGGTTAACCTTAAACCTCGTAAACTTAGAGGTGAGGTATCACAAGGAATGATTTTAGCTGTCCGCAACGGGGACGGGATGGAGCTGCTGACTGTTACAGCCGGTGTTGCTAACGGGTCTAAGGTTTCCTAA
- a CDS encoding SlyX family protein — translation MNTPNKLEDRIETLETSLAMQDRIIEDMNVFIIAQQNQISELEKKIDILAGQMKDLKDIASASGNIEDVPPPHYS, via the coding sequence ATGAATACCCCAAACAAACTTGAAGACCGAATTGAAACCTTGGAAACCAGTCTTGCAATGCAGGACAGGATAATTGAAGACATGAACGTCTTCATTATTGCACAGCAGAATCAAATTTCAGAACTCGAAAAAAAAATTGATATCCTTGCCGGACAAATGAAAGATCTAAAAGATATAGCCTCAGCATCAGGCAATATAGAAGATGTTCCACCGCCACATTACAGCTAG
- a CDS encoding FeoA domain-containing protein, translating to MNVLPDTTKPRPLSCYKEGVSVRVISLQGGRCFCSRLLSMGIIPGTIINVLRNCGRMTIRIRSSEYALGKEMANKILAIPICGCCD from the coding sequence ATGAACGTACTACCAGACACAACAAAGCCAAGACCACTATCCTGTTATAAGGAAGGTGTGTCAGTAAGGGTTATCAGTTTACAAGGAGGCAGATGCTTCTGTAGCAGACTGCTTTCCATGGGTATTATTCCAGGTACCATTATAAATGTGCTTAGAAATTGTGGAAGAATGACCATAAGAATTCGCTCCTCTGAATACGCGCTGGGAAAAGAAATGGCTAACAAGATTTTAGCTATCCCGATATGCGGATGCTGTGATTAA
- the carB gene encoding carbamoyl-phosphate synthase large subunit, with translation MPKRTDIKKIMLIGSGPIVIGQACEFDYSGTQALKALKEEGYEVILVNSNPATIMTDPHLADRTYIEPIEPGTVAKIIEKERPDALLPTLGGQTALNTALAVAEMGVLEKYGVELIGASVDVIEKAESRELFRAAMEKINLKVPFSGIARNIDDVRYWGKKINFPIIIRPAFTLGGTGGGVAYNMEDLEDIAMQGISASLQSEVMLEESILGWKEYELEVMRDKKDNCVIICSIENIDPMGVHTGDSITVAPAQTLTDVEYQLLRDASLAIMREIGVETGGSNVQFAINPANGELAIIEMNPRVSRSSALASKATGFPIAKIAAKLAVGYTLDEIPNDITRETMASFEPTIDYCVIKIPRFTFEKFPGAEDYLTTAMKSVGETMAIGRTFKEALQKGLRSLEVGMPGFGKNFEKPEIDREELIRLMRKPNSKRIFALRDAFLCGFTVEEIFDICKIDPWYLNQFEELVRFEEQLKAFTLEIGMYSENAEIPAMLKKAKELGYSDPQLATLWKKTEEEVRIFRKNLEIKPTYYLVDTCAAEFEAYTPYFYSTYESGQEAEPMEGRKVMILGGGPNRIGQGIEFDYCCCHSAFALEEMGVKSIMVNSNPETVSTDYDTSDRLYFEPLTYEDVLNIIEFEKPDGIIVQFGGQTPLNLAIPLLKAGVKILGTSPDSIDRAEDRERFQALLHKLDLKQPANGTARSLEDAQKIATELTYPLVLRPSYVLGGRGMDIVYSDDEFESYFREASVVSPEHPILIDKFLENAVEVDVDALSDGEQTYVAGVMEHIEEAGIHSGDSACVLPPHTLSPEIVKEIERQTIALAAELEIVGLMNIQFAVKDNVVYIIEVNPRASRTVPFVSKATGIQLAKFATRVMLGEKLSDLDPWSLRKEGFYSVKEAVFPFNKFPNVDVKLGPEMRSTGEVMGMDVLPGLAFMKAQLGAGLKLPLEGTVFISVKDRDKEGIVSTAQIFKELGFKILSTGGTATFLNEKGIETERILKVNEGRPHVVDYIKNNDIDLLINTPSDKKTVSDSKEIRQTALLYGLAYTTTVAGAHAMALAIKEHRGTGLDVRCLQHYHNMEK, from the coding sequence ATGCCTAAACGCACTGATATCAAGAAAATTATGCTTATCGGCTCCGGGCCGATTGTAATTGGCCAGGCCTGTGAATTCGATTATTCCGGAACTCAGGCTCTTAAAGCTCTTAAAGAAGAAGGTTACGAAGTAATACTCGTAAACTCTAATCCTGCCACAATAATGACCGACCCTCATCTGGCCGATCGTACATATATAGAACCGATTGAGCCTGGAACTGTTGCTAAAATTATTGAAAAAGAAAGACCTGACGCTCTACTGCCTACTCTTGGCGGACAGACTGCTCTGAATACTGCGCTTGCAGTGGCTGAGATGGGTGTTCTTGAAAAGTACGGCGTTGAACTTATCGGTGCATCTGTTGATGTCATTGAGAAGGCTGAAAGTAGAGAGCTTTTCCGTGCAGCAATGGAAAAGATTAATCTCAAAGTTCCTTTCAGCGGTATTGCCCGTAATATTGATGACGTGCGCTATTGGGGTAAAAAGATAAATTTCCCGATTATTATCCGTCCTGCATTTACTTTAGGTGGTACCGGCGGCGGTGTTGCTTATAATATGGAAGATCTCGAAGATATCGCCATGCAGGGAATTTCCGCAAGTTTACAAAGTGAAGTTATGCTCGAAGAATCCATTTTAGGATGGAAAGAATACGAGCTGGAAGTAATGCGTGACAAAAAAGATAACTGCGTAATTATTTGCTCCATTGAAAATATTGATCCCATGGGAGTCCATACTGGTGACTCCATAACTGTTGCCCCGGCTCAGACTCTTACTGATGTGGAATATCAGCTTTTGAGGGATGCTTCTCTCGCCATTATGCGTGAAATCGGTGTTGAAACCGGTGGATCAAATGTTCAGTTTGCAATTAATCCTGCAAATGGCGAACTTGCAATAATCGAGATGAATCCACGGGTTTCCAGATCTTCAGCTCTTGCTTCCAAAGCAACTGGATTCCCTATTGCCAAAATTGCGGCTAAGCTCGCTGTCGGTTATACTCTCGATGAAATTCCTAATGACATCACCCGCGAGACAATGGCTTCTTTCGAACCTACCATTGACTATTGCGTAATAAAAATTCCTCGTTTCACCTTTGAAAAATTCCCGGGAGCCGAAGATTACCTCACCACAGCTATGAAGAGTGTTGGTGAAACCATGGCAATCGGACGTACTTTCAAAGAAGCTTTGCAGAAAGGTCTTAGATCTTTAGAAGTCGGCATGCCCGGTTTCGGTAAGAATTTCGAAAAACCTGAGATAGACCGTGAAGAGTTGATTCGACTTATGCGTAAGCCTAACTCAAAACGTATTTTTGCACTTCGCGATGCCTTCCTCTGCGGTTTCACTGTAGAAGAGATATTCGATATCTGTAAAATAGATCCTTGGTATTTAAATCAGTTTGAAGAGCTTGTTCGTTTTGAAGAGCAACTTAAGGCTTTCACTCTTGAAATCGGTATGTATTCTGAAAATGCAGAAATTCCGGCAATGCTAAAAAAAGCTAAAGAGTTAGGTTATTCCGATCCGCAGCTGGCCACTCTCTGGAAAAAAACTGAAGAAGAAGTCAGAATATTCCGAAAAAATCTCGAAATCAAACCTACATATTATCTGGTTGATACTTGCGCCGCAGAATTTGAAGCCTATACTCCTTACTTCTACTCTACTTATGAGTCAGGGCAGGAAGCGGAGCCTATGGAAGGCCGTAAGGTAATGATTCTGGGAGGCGGTCCTAACAGAATCGGACAGGGAATTGAATTTGACTATTGTTGTTGTCATTCCGCTTTTGCTCTTGAAGAGATGGGCGTTAAGTCAATTATGGTCAACTCCAACCCCGAAACGGTATCAACTGATTATGATACTTCAGATCGACTTTATTTTGAGCCGCTTACTTATGAAGATGTTCTTAATATTATTGAGTTTGAAAAACCTGATGGAATTATCGTTCAGTTCGGTGGTCAGACTCCGCTCAATCTGGCCATTCCTCTACTGAAAGCAGGGGTTAAAATCCTTGGAACTTCACCGGACAGTATTGACCGTGCTGAAGACAGAGAGAGATTCCAAGCTCTTCTTCATAAGCTTGATCTGAAGCAGCCTGCAAACGGAACAGCCCGTTCACTTGAAGATGCTCAGAAAATAGCTACTGAATTGACGTATCCTTTAGTGCTTCGTCCTTCCTATGTTCTGGGCGGACGGGGAATGGATATTGTTTACAGTGATGATGAATTTGAATCATATTTCCGCGAAGCATCGGTTGTTTCTCCTGAACATCCTATTTTGATAGATAAGTTCCTTGAGAATGCTGTCGAAGTAGATGTTGATGCTCTTTCTGATGGCGAGCAGACTTATGTAGCAGGCGTTATGGAACATATTGAGGAAGCAGGAATTCATTCCGGTGACTCCGCATGTGTACTTCCGCCTCATACGCTGAGCCCTGAAATAGTAAAAGAAATTGAACGGCAGACGATTGCTCTCGCGGCAGAGCTTGAAATTGTCGGATTAATGAATATTCAGTTCGCGGTTAAAGACAATGTTGTTTATATCATTGAAGTTAATCCCAGAGCATCAAGAACAGTTCCTTTTGTTAGTAAAGCAACAGGAATTCAGCTTGCAAAGTTTGCAACCAGAGTAATGCTCGGCGAAAAACTTTCTGATTTAGATCCTTGGTCTCTCCGTAAAGAAGGTTTTTACTCCGTTAAAGAAGCGGTCTTTCCTTTTAACAAATTCCCGAATGTTGATGTAAAGCTTGGACCTGAAATGCGTTCTACCGGTGAAGTTATGGGTATGGATGTTCTGCCCGGACTTGCTTTCATGAAAGCTCAACTCGGAGCCGGACTTAAACTTCCGCTTGAGGGAACTGTTTTTATCTCTGTTAAAGACCGTGATAAAGAGGGGATTGTTTCTACGGCTCAGATTTTTAAAGAACTCGGATTTAAGATCCTTTCTACCGGAGGCACAGCGACCTTCCTTAATGAAAAGGGAATTGAAACTGAAAGAATTCTTAAGGTGAATGAAGGGCGACCTCATGTTGTTGATTACATAAAAAATAACGACATTGATCTTTTAATAAATACGCCATCCGACAAAAAAACGGTTTCTGATTCGAAAGAAATCAGGCAGACCGCTTTGTTGTACGGGTTAGCATATACAACGACAGTAGCTGGCGCGCATGCCATGGCTTTAGCCATAAAAGAGCATCGCGGCACTGGGCTGGATGTACGGTGTTTACAGCATTACCATAACATGGAAAAATAA